In Laspinema palackyanum D2c, one genomic interval encodes:
- a CDS encoding THxN family PEP-CTERM protein codes for MSASAYFVKSLGIIGATAGIALISPLPAHAVSFTLSNITGTWDNVQGTSVFNGTGTNQVRWGSPATISGQSGFNFTSSSSLVSVSSGSNFVLGELTHLNFPVWAGTAASGADLDLSMAIDGVFHAFNYSFLINETSNTAGTCPVFQVSNTPCDDKIDFSSPFSTTTFQKDGFNYSLELLGFSHTLDGLSPVSSFITEEHKASSAFLVARVVKDGNNDVSVPEPTSAVAVILIGLAATGMRRSKNHKWVR; via the coding sequence ATGTCGGCATCTGCTTATTTCGTAAAATCCCTAGGAATCATCGGTGCAACGGCAGGAATTGCCCTGATTTCGCCCCTTCCTGCTCATGCTGTTTCCTTCACCCTCAGCAACATTACAGGCACTTGGGATAACGTCCAAGGAACTTCTGTATTCAATGGCACTGGTACTAATCAAGTTCGTTGGGGGAGCCCGGCTACCATTTCGGGTCAAAGTGGTTTCAATTTCACCAGTTCTTCTTCGTTAGTTTCTGTTTCTAGTGGGAGCAACTTTGTCCTTGGCGAATTAACTCATTTGAACTTCCCTGTGTGGGCAGGAACGGCAGCATCAGGAGCTGATTTAGACCTCTCAATGGCAATTGATGGAGTCTTTCATGCATTTAACTACAGTTTCTTGATTAATGAAACTTCAAATACTGCGGGAACCTGTCCCGTTTTTCAAGTTAGCAACACCCCCTGTGATGATAAAATTGACTTCTCCAGTCCTTTTAGCACCACGACTTTCCAGAAAGATGGCTTTAACTATAGCTTGGAATTGTTAGGGTTTAGCCACACTCTTGATGGACTTTCTCCCGTTTCTTCCTTTATTACTGAGGAGCATAAAGCTTCTTCTGCCTTCCTAGTAGCACGGGTGGTAAAAGATGGCAATAATGATGTATCGGTTCCTGAACCAACATCAGCGGTGGCTGTTATTTTAATCGGACTGGCGGCCACTGGGATGCGACGGAGTAAAAATCATAAATGGGTAAGGTAA
- a CDS encoding peptidylprolyl isomerase, producing the protein MEFLKVNEDSISLSDALDYLKAAGGYHRMMTDIMRQYLLQKELEQRPDIKFSDFQVDQAVMDFRVANNLVEPKRFQEWMQVNGVNYDEFRKNIAFGFKVEQLKAEVTEPKLEDYFQERKPLLDRVVLSRLIVKDPEIAENLKAKILDDRTQFESLVRAYSITDDRAANGMMGAVPKGKMPDIMKTAIDLANPGEIVGPLKIDDRYCLFRVEQFIPVSLEEEPLKHELKNQLFERWIQDRLQSFEIRLEV; encoded by the coding sequence ATGGAATTTCTTAAAGTTAACGAAGATTCTATTTCTCTTAGTGACGCGCTAGATTATCTCAAGGCAGCCGGGGGCTACCATCGAATGATGACAGATATCATGCGACAATACTTGCTGCAAAAAGAACTGGAACAGCGACCTGATATTAAGTTTAGTGATTTTCAAGTCGATCAAGCGGTGATGGATTTTCGAGTCGCCAATAATTTGGTGGAGCCTAAACGGTTTCAAGAATGGATGCAAGTTAATGGAGTCAATTACGATGAGTTCCGCAAAAATATTGCGTTTGGTTTCAAAGTAGAACAATTGAAAGCTGAGGTCACAGAACCTAAGTTAGAAGATTATTTCCAAGAGCGCAAACCTCTACTTGATCGCGTCGTTCTGTCTCGCTTGATTGTGAAAGACCCAGAAATCGCCGAAAACCTGAAAGCAAAAATATTAGACGATCGCACTCAATTTGAATCATTAGTCCGCGCCTATTCTATCACGGATGATCGCGCAGCCAATGGCATGATGGGTGCAGTCCCCAAAGGCAAAATGCCGGATATTATGAAAACAGCAATTGATTTAGCTAATCCTGGAGAAATAGTCGGACCGCTCAAAATTGATGATCGTTATTGTTTATTCCGAGTTGAACAATTTATCCCGGTTTCTTTAGAAGAAGAACCTCTCAAACACGAACTTAAAAATCAACTTTTTGAGCGATGGATACAAGACAGACTACAATCTTTCGAGATTCGCTTGGAAGTCTAG